GCTCCCCATTGATCACTTGCTCCCATATATGGAATACTTCCGGAAGCCTGACTGTATATTAATGCAAAACCTCCTTGTACACCTCCTGAATTTTCATCATAATCATCCCAGGTGTAGGTTCCAACGGTTCCTTCCGGTACTGTAATCTGAAAAAACTCTCCTGTTGACTTCATTCCCGTTATAGCAATATAGTCATCATTAACAATTGCCTGAGTAGTATTAGCGGTAAAAGTCTGTCCATCAAAATCGGCTTTAAATGCTCCACTTGTTCCACCACCGGTATTGCCACCGCCAGTATTACCACCTCCTGTGTTTCCGCCATTATTAACTGCTAATGCCGGGTCAATTGACTCTACCTCACAGGAAACAAAAGTAAATGCCGTAAAAAACAAGAAAACCGTTGCTAAAAGTTTAATTTTTGTCATCTTTAATTTGTTAGTTTGTTAAAATTTCGCCAAATATAGCGGTTTATTTCAAATTTTTCTTATTTAATTGAACAAAAATATACGGATATCACATATCTGTTTTTTTAGTGAAAAACACAAAAAAAGCCGCCCTAAAGGCAGCTTTAAAACAGGTATCCTGATTTTTATTGTTTTGTATAGACAATGCTGATAGTCGCTGTCAGGTAAACCGGCGAACCGTCATTGGCAGTGCCTACAACCTGTCCTTCTTCAACAGATGCTGTTATCGTACTTCCGGAAACCGTATAATTATCTGTATAGGTTTCTCCTTCATCCGTATACGTTAGTGATAAAGTAGTACCGGTTAATGTCCACGTACCGGTAAGATTCGGATCGGTAAAGCATTCCATCGTTTCCGTTACTCCGTCAGAAACAATATCAATTCCATTGGAGGATGCCGTAAACGTATTATTGGCATTCAATACTAACAGGCTATTGTTAAAACAGTTTGTTTCATTCATCTGATTGGTTGAAGGTGTGCCGTCTCCATTCAAATCGGTAGGAACAGAAGTATTAAAGGCTGTCATTAAATACGTCCCTGTGATATTGCCGCCACCGGTATTACCGCCACCAGTGTTTCCGCCGCCGGTATTGCCACCACCTGTGTTTCCTCCTCCTGTATTCCCTCCGTTATTGGTTAGCAAAGCTCCGTCTACCGGCTCTACATCACAAGCAGTA
This region of Flavobacterium inviolabile genomic DNA includes:
- a CDS encoding lipocalin family protein, with translation MKNIRNIGMGLLIAGGLLFTACDVEPVDGALLTNNGGNTGGGNTGGGNTGGGNTGGGNTGGGNITGTYLMTAFNTSVPTDLNGDGTPSTNQMNETNCFNNSLLVLNANNTFTASSNGIDIVSDGVTETMECFTDPNLTGTWTLTGTTLSLTYTDEGETYTDNYTVSGSTITASVEEGQVVGTANDGSPVYLTATISIVYTKQ